A genomic window from Spiroplasma endosymbiont of Labia minor includes:
- the era gene encoding GTPase Era: protein MEKIKSGFIAIIGRPNVGKSTLLNQLLQKKISIVTQKAQTTRNKILGILSNDDYQMIFMDTPGIHTPFTNLGSYMNKIAYSSISSADIILFVVPANENIGKNDLAIVEKLKKINKPIILVISKIDVVSLEKLETKKQQWLDLNMNVKDIVVISALENYNLPMLKNVIYKNLPVENNGIKFYPDDMLTDQPEKFLIKEIVREQILLLTEDEVPFSTAVLVEEFEETSKEMKIRVSIIVERNSQKAILIGKHGSMIREIGIKSRMEMERLFNTKVHLNTFVTFEPKWRQSPSLIKKLGYGKDSY, encoded by the coding sequence ATGGAAAAAATTAAATCAGGTTTTATTGCGATAATCGGTAGACCAAATGTTGGCAAATCAACGTTATTAAATCAATTATTACAAAAAAAAATATCAATTGTAACACAAAAAGCTCAAACGACAAGAAATAAAATTTTAGGAATATTATCAAATGATGATTATCAAATGATTTTTATGGATACGCCAGGAATTCATACTCCTTTTACTAATTTGGGAAGTTATATGAATAAAATTGCTTACAGTTCTATTTCAAGTGCAGATATTATATTATTTGTTGTTCCTGCAAATGAAAATATTGGTAAAAACGATTTGGCAATTGTTGAGAAGTTAAAAAAAATTAATAAGCCAATAATTTTAGTTATTTCAAAAATTGATGTAGTTAGTTTAGAAAAATTGGAAACAAAAAAACAACAATGATTAGATTTGAATATGAATGTGAAAGATATTGTTGTTATATCTGCTCTAGAAAATTATAATTTGCCTATGTTAAAAAATGTTATTTACAAAAATTTACCTGTAGAAAATAATGGTATAAAATTTTATCCAGATGATATGCTAACAGACCAGCCAGAAAAATTTCTGATTAAAGAAATTGTAAGAGAGCAAATTTTATTGTTGACAGAAGATGAGGTTCCATTTTCAACAGCAGTTTTGGTAGAAGAGTTTGAAGAGACTTCAAAAGAGATGAAAATAAGAGTTTCAATAATTGTTGAACGTAATTCTCAAAAAGCTATTTTAATAGGCAAACACGGCAGTATGATTAGAGAAATAGGGATAAAATCCCGTATGGAAATGGAGAGATTATTTAATACAAAAGTTCATTTGAATACATTTGTTACTTTTGAACCAAAATGAAGACAAAGCCCCAGTTTGATAAAAAAATTGGGTTATGGTAAAGACAGTTATTAA
- the recO gene encoding DNA repair protein RecO gives MSIVKIFGIVVNTQNFDDQDKVITIYSDKYGKMGLLAKGVNKITSKNRFSIQLFAFSEFEIFKTNHVNKLSKLKTGYLIKNNFDISLNYNSYVYASSIIGIIYYNFSPGEKNKLLFEQTVLSIEKLADRYYSIYVYCWWLHKCLFNFGINLDLSFCQNCGFKKNQFRKFDFKTNGLLCINCVDNYTNIDLDFVALILSLQNNKHLDQDINFLIDNILKLLLFLFNFIDANVGLKIVGKKEILKQSIFYDLINENDHKK, from the coding sequence ATGTCTATCGTTAAAATTTTTGGAATCGTAGTAAATACTCAAAATTTTGATGATCAAGATAAAGTGATAACAATTTACTCTGATAAATATGGCAAAATGGGATTATTAGCAAAAGGAGTTAACAAAATTACAAGTAAAAACAGATTTTCAATTCAATTATTTGCATTTTCTGAATTTGAAATTTTTAAAACAAATCATGTTAATAAATTAAGCAAATTAAAGACAGGCTATTTAATTAAAAACAATTTTGATATTTCTTTAAATTATAATAGTTACGTTTATGCATCAAGTATAATAGGCATAATTTATTATAATTTTAGTCCAGGTGAAAAAAATAAATTGCTTTTTGAACAAACAGTTTTAAGTATTGAAAAATTAGCTGACAGATATTATTCTATATATGTTTATTGTTGATGATTACATAAATGTTTATTTAATTTTGGTATTAATCTAGATTTAAGCTTTTGCCAGAATTGTGGTTTTAAAAAAAATCAATTTAGAAAATTCGATTTTAAAACGAATGGATTACTTTGTATAAATTGTGTAGATAATTATACAAATATAGATTTGGATTTTGTTGCTTTAATTTTAAGTTTGCAAAATAATAAGCATTTGGATCAAGATATAAATTTTTTAATAGATAATATTCTTAAGCTATTGTTATTTCTTTTTAATTTTATAGATGCAAATGTAGGTTTGAAAATAGTGGGTAAAAAAGAAATTTTAAAACAATCTATTTTCTATGACTTAATAAACGAAAACGATCATAAAAAATAA
- a CDS encoding glycine--tRNA ligase yields MSIENMDELINHLKSQGFVFQGSEIYGGLANSWDYGPLGVEIKSKLKSLWWKYFVKKNEFNVGLDSSIILNDNVWKSSGHIGNFNDPLIDCKNCKARYRADKLIEENLPNIVISGCTLEQLKAIILENKINCPKCGKLDYTDIRKFELMFKTYQGVIADDSSVVHLRPETAQGIFINFKNVQRTTRKKIPFGIGQMGKSFRNEITPGNFIFRTREFEQMELEFFFNPNDSKDWFEYWLNKVIIFLNEEINLDSKKYHIRHHEREELSHYSKKTVDIEFDFPFGRGELWGISHRGDFDLKAHQNGSKQNLMYLDTDTNEKYLPNVIEPSVGVERLLLAIFSQSYVEELLDDGTKRIVFKLPKKLAPYQIAIIPLQKQQNDKAYELFNELLTDFDAVYDITGNIGKRYRRQDAIGTLYCITIDFDSEADKKVTVRERDTMQQERILISELKNYLEQKLK; encoded by the coding sequence ATGTCTATAGAAAATATGGATGAATTAATTAATCATTTAAAGAGTCAAGGATTTGTTTTTCAAGGTTCTGAAATTTATGGTGGTCTTGCAAATAGCTGAGATTATGGACCACTTGGTGTTGAAATAAAATCTAAATTGAAATCATTATGATGAAAATATTTTGTTAAAAAAAATGAATTTAATGTAGGATTAGATAGTTCTATTATATTAAATGACAATGTATGAAAATCATCTGGTCACATCGGTAATTTTAATGACCCTTTAATAGACTGTAAAAATTGTAAGGCTAGATACAGAGCAGATAAATTAATCGAAGAAAATCTGCCAAATATCGTCATTAGTGGTTGCACTTTAGAACAATTAAAAGCAATTATTTTGGAAAATAAGATAAATTGTCCAAAATGTGGAAAACTAGATTATACAGATATAAGAAAATTTGAATTAATGTTTAAAACATATCAAGGTGTTATTGCAGATGATAGCAGTGTTGTTCATTTAAGGCCAGAAACTGCTCAAGGAATTTTTATTAATTTTAAAAATGTACAAAGAACAACTAGGAAAAAAATTCCTTTCGGAATTGGCCAAATGGGTAAATCTTTTAGAAATGAAATTACACCAGGTAATTTTATTTTTAGAACAAGAGAATTTGAGCAAATGGAATTAGAATTCTTTTTTAATCCAAATGATAGTAAAGATTGATTTGAATACTGATTAAATAAAGTTATTATTTTTTTAAATGAAGAAATCAACCTCGATTCAAAAAAATATCATATAAGGCATCACGAACGTGAAGAATTATCACATTATTCAAAAAAAACAGTAGATATAGAATTTGATTTTCCATTTGGTAGAGGTGAACTTTGAGGAATTTCTCATCGTGGTGATTTTGATTTAAAAGCCCATCAAAATGGATCTAAACAAAATCTAATGTATTTGGACACAGATACAAATGAAAAATACCTACCGAATGTTATAGAACCATCTGTTGGTGTTGAGAGATTATTATTAGCAATTTTTTCACAATCTTATGTTGAAGAATTATTAGATGATGGAACAAAACGAATTGTATTTAAATTACCAAAAAAATTAGCACCATATCAAATCGCAATCATTCCATTACAAAAACAGCAAAATGATAAGGCATATGAATTATTTAATGAATTATTAACTGATTTTGATGCTGTCTACGACATTACAGGTAACATCGGGAAAAGATACAGAAGACAAGATGCAATTGGAACTCTTTATTGTATTACAATTGATTTTGATTCAGAAGCAGATAAAAAAGTTACCGTTCGTGAAAGAGATACAATGCAGCAAGAAAGAATTTTAATAAGTGAATTAAAAAATTATTTGGAACAGAAATTAAAATAG
- the dnaG gene encoding DNA primase, with protein MAKISQQLIDKIINRANIAEVISKFITIQKQGSNYLSVCPFHSDTNPSMHISPVKKIYKCFVCGSGGNSITFIQEFKNMSFYDALKFLTEMYKIETTEFNNISVIKKYSNSEIEYFKINEDASLFFRVMLDSKIGEEAKKYLFARGFSNEQINKWNVGFSYKNAQILENLISKNHLQKDIVDVGIVTLKDSNIYNYFMDRIIFPIKDIDENIIGFSGRIYKEQNDNSPKYLNTRETLIFKKSNYLFNANNAKRYAKIDKYILLLEGYMDVIALDKIGIHNVVALMGTNLSQTQLKIIKSMTNEVRIFLDGDKPGVKAAIEIAKKLLQANISVSIVNNLTENDPDELVSLNKHEELKEIINDAEHPINYAMNYYEKNIDISDFKHRDEYLNKIIDIIKYIQDDLIIDSVVNKLSSKLTVSANLILKKIQEYKIPFDADKKITPSKNDYPKIIDNNIENKSNNSIEQQFYKTVENKIWINIPAHVYRKAENDVVWNLINNSDFSEYVNKNLENFISPIKKNISKIIIDAYINGELKSNDYASIYKIIENNSEKYKENLQEIQNIPLPKKYSSEKGMKDAFLKLEEYVIKRERNDLAKKFIDSNSNDKKKSVFRRIISKDEEFRNLKRKYEDTKNGNKY; from the coding sequence ATGGCTAAAATTTCTCAGCAATTAATCGATAAAATTATTAACAGAGCAAATATAGCTGAAGTAATATCTAAATTTATTACAATACAAAAACAGGGATCTAACTATCTTTCTGTTTGCCCATTTCATAGTGATACCAATCCCTCCATGCACATTTCACCAGTAAAAAAGATATATAAATGTTTTGTTTGCGGAAGTGGCGGTAATTCAATTACTTTTATACAGGAATTTAAAAATATGTCATTTTATGATGCCTTAAAATTTTTGACTGAAATGTATAAAATTGAGACAACCGAATTTAACAATATTAGTGTAATTAAAAAATATTCTAATTCAGAAATTGAATATTTCAAAATAAATGAAGATGCGAGTTTATTTTTTAGAGTTATGCTAGACAGTAAAATTGGCGAAGAGGCAAAAAAATATTTATTTGCAAGAGGATTTTCAAATGAACAAATTAATAAATGAAATGTAGGATTTTCATATAAAAATGCTCAAATTTTAGAAAACTTAATTTCCAAAAATCATTTGCAAAAAGATATTGTAGATGTTGGTATAGTTACACTTAAAGATTCAAATATTTATAATTATTTTATGGATAGAATTATATTTCCTATAAAAGATATTGATGAAAATATAATTGGTTTTTCAGGAAGAATTTATAAAGAGCAAAATGATAATTCGCCTAAATATTTAAATACAAGAGAAACGTTAATATTTAAAAAATCAAATTATTTATTTAACGCAAATAATGCAAAACGTTATGCAAAAATAGATAAGTATATTCTTTTGCTCGAAGGGTACATGGATGTAATTGCATTAGATAAGATTGGAATTCATAATGTTGTTGCTTTAATGGGCACTAATTTATCTCAAACTCAATTAAAAATTATAAAATCAATGACAAATGAAGTAAGAATTTTTTTAGATGGTGATAAACCGGGAGTAAAAGCTGCGATAGAAATTGCAAAAAAACTATTACAAGCAAATATAAGTGTCAGCATTGTCAATAATTTAACAGAAAATGATCCAGATGAACTTGTTAGCTTAAATAAGCATGAAGAATTAAAAGAAATAATTAATGATGCTGAACATCCAATAAATTACGCAATGAATTATTATGAAAAAAATATTGATATTAGTGATTTTAAACATCGTGATGAGTATTTAAATAAAATAATTGATATTATCAAATATATTCAGGATGATTTAATTATTGACAGTGTCGTCAATAAATTATCATCTAAACTTACTGTTTCGGCAAATTTAATTTTAAAAAAAATTCAAGAATATAAAATACCATTTGATGCAGATAAAAAAATTACTCCATCTAAAAATGATTATCCAAAAATAATAGACAATAATATTGAAAATAAAAGCAATAATTCAATTGAACAACAGTTTTATAAAACTGTTGAAAATAAAATTTGAATAAATATACCTGCCCATGTATATAGAAAAGCAGAAAATGATGTTGTGTGAAATTTAATTAACAATTCTGATTTTAGTGAATATGTAAATAAAAATCTAGAGAATTTCATTTCCCCAATAAAAAAAAATATATCAAAAATTATTATAGATGCTTACATTAATGGCGAATTAAAATCAAATGATTATGCATCAATATACAAAATAATTGAAAATAATAGCGAAAAATATAAAGAAAATTTGCAAGAAATTCAAAATATACCACTACCAAAAAAATATTCTTCTGAAAAAGGAATGAAAGACGCCTTTTTAAAATTAGAGGAGTATGTTATCAAAAGAGAACGAAATGATTTGGCAAAAAAATTCATTGATTCAAATTCAAATGATAAAAAGAAATCTGTCTTTAGAAGAATTATTTCAAAAGATGAAGAATTTAGAAATCTAAAAAGAAAGTATGAGGATACAAAAAATGGCAATAAATATTAA
- a CDS encoding sigma-70 family RNA polymerase sigma factor: MRIQKMAINIKNYETWDEFKEKLLAYIIKNDNEISQEDIIEVAQKSFSDIEEDELDSLMQELVANNVIFTDEEIEESDLEQLTEEVEEETLADDFKERSLALDSAKKNQVPNSQTKYRVGGISNDTKIQDIIKAYFNQIGSSKILTKEEEVIYAKMIETGDEEEKRAGRDKLITSNLKLVISVARKHLNRGLDFADLIEEGNIGLIKAVDKFDYKKGFKFSTYATWWIRQAITRAIADQARTIRIPVHMVETINKLTRIERQLTQELGREPSPKEIAKRYGDGITTAKVVEIKKLSVEPVSLEKPFGDEDDTHFGDFVEDKDISSPDDYAEKESLREVIDDLFAEILAPREEKVVRMRFGILPTKIRTLARLADECDDDLADDLHDAIYELGLHLDTPIESVQSLRNESIQFQISKYDTPKTLEDVGHELKVTRERIRQIEAKTIRKFKPTAANPKAKILKDFFKG; this comes from the coding sequence ATGAGGATACAAAAAATGGCAATAAATATTAAGAACTACGAAACGTGAGACGAATTTAAAGAAAAATTATTAGCGTATATTATTAAAAATGATAATGAAATATCTCAAGAAGATATAATAGAAGTTGCACAAAAATCTTTTTCAGATATCGAAGAAGATGAACTTGATTCATTAATGCAAGAATTAGTGGCGAATAACGTTATTTTCACTGATGAAGAAATAGAAGAATCAGATTTAGAACAATTAACAGAAGAAGTTGAAGAAGAAACTTTGGCTGATGATTTTAAAGAACGTTCATTAGCGTTGGATTCAGCAAAAAAAAATCAAGTACCAAATTCACAAACTAAATATCGTGTTGGTGGAATTTCAAATGACACTAAAATTCAAGATATTATTAAAGCATACTTTAATCAAATAGGTTCTTCAAAAATTTTAACAAAAGAAGAAGAAGTAATTTATGCAAAAATGATTGAAACTGGTGATGAAGAAGAAAAAAGAGCTGGCCGTGACAAATTAATCACATCAAATTTAAAATTGGTTATTTCTGTTGCGAGAAAACATTTAAATCGTGGTTTAGATTTTGCAGATTTAATTGAAGAGGGAAATATTGGGTTGATTAAAGCAGTTGATAAATTTGATTATAAAAAAGGATTTAAATTTTCAACATATGCAACTTGATGAATACGACAAGCAATAACAAGAGCGATTGCAGATCAAGCAAGAACAATAAGAATACCAGTTCATATGGTTGAAACTATTAATAAATTGACAAGAATAGAAAGACAACTAACGCAAGAATTAGGACGAGAACCATCTCCAAAGGAAATTGCAAAACGTTATGGAGACGGTATTACAACAGCTAAAGTTGTTGAAATTAAAAAACTTTCTGTAGAACCTGTATCTCTTGAAAAACCATTTGGTGATGAAGATGATACACATTTTGGAGATTTTGTGGAAGATAAAGATATTTCATCACCAGATGATTATGCTGAAAAAGAATCATTAAGAGAAGTTATTGATGATTTATTTGCAGAAATTCTTGCACCACGTGAAGAAAAAGTTGTTCGCATGAGATTCGGTATTTTACCCACAAAAATTAGAACTCTTGCAAGATTGGCAGATGAGTGTGATGATGATTTGGCAGATGATTTGCATGATGCAATCTATGAACTTGGACTTCATTTGGATACTCCAATTGAATCTGTTCAATCATTACGTAATGAATCTATTCAATTTCAAATTTCAAAATATGACACACCAAAAACTTTAGAGGATGTTGGGCATGAACTAAAAGTAACACGTGAACGCATTAGACAAATCGAAGCAAAAACAATTAGAAAATTTAAACCAACAGCTGCCAATCCAAAAGCAAAAATATTAAAGGATTTCTTTAAGGGATAA
- a CDS encoding class I SAM-dependent methyltransferase, translated as MNIVSSRLIAIANMVSDGENIIADIGSDHAYLAIYLAKSAKVKKIFATELNDGPYEITKTNIRNFGVAHIVEAIKADGLKWIEDKKISISSVIIAGMGTTTILKILENDSKFIDCFILSPNTDAFKIRKWVKNKKYFIEDEKLILDNEIIYELIKVNKYAGKKIKNYKDLFFGPILRKTSKDNRLFTQKWILEEEKYTKLLTTIPNDNLNFKKYTKLKKIIGKYINKELKYGKAK; from the coding sequence TTGAATATTGTATCATCAAGATTGATTGCAATTGCAAATATGGTAAGTGATGGCGAAAATATTATTGCAGATATTGGATCTGACCACGCTTATCTTGCAATTTATTTGGCAAAGTCAGCTAAAGTTAAAAAAATATTTGCAACAGAATTAAACGATGGGCCATATGAAATAACAAAAACAAATATCAGAAATTTTGGAGTTGCACATATTGTAGAGGCTATAAAAGCAGATGGATTAAAATGAATTGAAGATAAAAAAATTTCCATTTCGAGCGTTATTATTGCTGGAATGGGTACAACAACTATATTAAAAATATTAGAAAATGATAGTAAATTTATTGACTGTTTCATTCTATCGCCTAATACAGATGCTTTTAAAATAAGAAAATGAGTAAAAAATAAAAAATATTTTATAGAAGATGAGAAATTAATTTTAGACAACGAAATTATTTATGAATTAATCAAAGTAAATAAATATGCAGGAAAAAAAATAAAAAATTACAAGGATTTATTTTTTGGGCCAATATTAAGAAAAACAAGTAAAGATAATCGCTTATTTACACAAAAATGAATTCTTGAGGAAGAAAAATATACAAAATTATTAACAACTATTCCAAATGATAATTTGAATTTTAAAAAATATACAAAATTAAAAAAAATAATTGGAAAATATATAAATAAGGAGCTTAAATATGGTAAAGCAAAATAA
- a CDS encoding Nif3-like dinuclear metal center hexameric protein, whose translation MVKQNKLIAFLNELFPQNTAAKWDQVGFQIAESFNNVDIDEIKKILVVLDFNREAMDYAIANDINFIISRHPFIFNDMKTEMESPAKKTIYSIAAEAGLQVFSIHTNYDASSNQFLAHFIKNDFGELETYEKFGENNEGSKIKFKSNTKLVTIINKFLEKLKLSNFQTSKNTDLNTEVNEIYFLSGSGSSEMSGLSLKNTTFVTGEAKWNDFVYAQDNFINLITLGHYMENYFIYDIKNKLQKEFKDDLIVETFDIGNQVIYY comes from the coding sequence ATGGTAAAGCAAAATAAATTAATTGCGTTTCTAAACGAATTATTTCCACAAAATACAGCAGCGAAATGAGACCAAGTTGGTTTTCAAATTGCCGAATCCTTTAATAATGTTGATATTGATGAAATAAAAAAAATATTAGTAGTTTTGGATTTTAACAGAGAAGCTATGGACTATGCAATTGCAAATGATATAAACTTTATTATTTCGAGACACCCATTTATTTTTAATGATATGAAAACTGAAATGGAATCTCCGGCTAAAAAAACAATTTATTCAATTGCGGCTGAGGCAGGTTTACAAGTTTTTTCTATTCATACAAATTATGATGCATCCTCAAATCAATTTTTAGCTCATTTTATTAAAAACGATTTTGGTGAACTAGAGACATATGAAAAATTTGGTGAAAATAACGAAGGTTCTAAAATCAAATTTAAATCTAATACCAAACTTGTAACGATTATTAATAAATTTTTAGAAAAATTAAAATTAAGCAATTTTCAAACTTCTAAAAATACAGATTTAAATACAGAAGTTAATGAAATTTATTTTTTATCCGGTTCTGGATCATCTGAAATGAGTGGATTGAGTTTAAAAAATACTACATTTGTAACAGGCGAAGCCAAATGAAATGATTTTGTTTACGCTCAAGATAATTTTATTAATTTGATTACACTCGGTCATTACATGGAAAATTATTTTATTTATGATATTAAAAATAAATTACAAAAAGAATTTAAAGATGATTTAATTGTTGAAACATTTGATATTGGTAATCAAGTTATTTATTATTAA
- the ispH gene encoding 4-hydroxy-3-methylbut-2-enyl diphosphate reductase, with protein MNVIKIVPRGYCIGVIKAIQMAKTAIKKFNYENKDVYMIGNLVHNKYIVNAFKKLNVTIIEEFNKSRNEIVSMLPNNSVVIFSAHGTAPEVIKICENKNITVVNTVCEFVTITEKLILEKLNQNYEVIFIGVKNHPETIALTSLGCENINFKVSNQKQKIDSAFFNQLKRQVRAEMAKEKKPVHLIQNSYDIMNLKIDQTKKIFATNQTTLSILETKNLYKLLKLKFPNIEIKNDICDAAETRQQAILNLDSNKIDLMIVIGDSISNNTKKLKEISISKNIPTIRINDLYELNLSILENINNVAVTAGTSTPSQVQKQVIDFLEQYPNCQIPKKPEIIF; from the coding sequence ATGAATGTGATAAAAATTGTTCCACGTGGATACTGTATTGGTGTAATAAAAGCAATACAAATGGCCAAAACAGCAATCAAGAAATTCAATTATGAAAATAAAGATGTCTATATGATTGGAAATTTAGTTCATAATAAATATATTGTAAATGCTTTTAAAAAATTAAACGTAACTATAATTGAGGAATTTAATAAATCTAGAAATGAAATTGTTTCAATGTTACCAAATAATTCTGTTGTCATTTTTTCTGCACACGGAACTGCACCAGAAGTTATAAAAATATGTGAGAACAAAAATATCACAGTCGTTAATACAGTGTGTGAATTTGTAACTATAACAGAAAAGCTTATTTTGGAAAAACTCAACCAAAATTATGAAGTTATTTTTATTGGTGTAAAAAATCACCCAGAAACTATTGCATTAACTTCACTTGGATGTGAAAATATAAATTTCAAAGTTAGTAATCAAAAACAAAAAATAGATTCAGCATTTTTTAATCAATTAAAAAGACAAGTAAGAGCAGAAATGGCAAAAGAGAAAAAGCCAGTGCACTTAATACAAAATTCATATGACATTATGAATTTAAAAATTGATCAGACCAAAAAAATATTTGCTACAAACCAAACGACATTATCAATTTTAGAAACAAAAAACTTATATAAATTACTAAAATTGAAATTTCCAAATATAGAAATTAAAAATGATATATGTGATGCGGCCGAAACAAGACAACAAGCTATCTTAAATTTAGATAGCAATAAAATTGATTTAATGATTGTTATTGGTGATTCAATTTCAAATAATACAAAAAAATTGAAAGAAATAAGTATTTCAAAAAATATTCCAACAATAAGGATAAATGATTTATACGAATTAAATTTAAGTATTTTGGAAAATATTAATAACGTTGCAGTAACGGCCGGAACTTCAACTCCAAGCCAAGTTCAAAAACAAGTTATTGATTTTTTAGAACAATATCCAAATTGTCAAATTCCAAAAAAACCTGAAATTATTTTTTAA
- a CDS encoding DEAD/DEAH box helicase translates to MEFKDFGFKKFINDALNDLNFVTPTNIQKEVIPLIKKHHPVIGLANTGTGKSHSFILPIINNLEFDLKDKIQFIIMSPTRELAQQLYGNIMQIKKFNAALTCSLIISGSMDDNKIKALEKNQSQIIIGTPKSLKEMYDQKILKLTTAKYIVIDECDMIFNLDFIDDVDYLLSKMNLNNLEISMFSATISNKIKSFINKYIKNALLIDLVKNEKINQKISHNLIWTKNKSNLETLDKLLVNLNPYIAMIFVNKKEEIAQVLELLHKNGINQVGELHGNLSNRQRDMMIKRIKNNDFKYIVVSDLAARGIDIKGVSHVISLDLPKNLEFYIHRSGRTGREGSNEGYSYIFSNYKNEHLIKKIKDFGIKFNEFDLNNNKIIKKNLTKNNKNINSKTSVQEQKIIGKFKGKKIKPGYKKKRKSEIDELHRKVRRDHIKESIKKIKEEKYKERRKKIFLE, encoded by the coding sequence ATGGAATTTAAGGATTTTGGCTTTAAAAAGTTTATAAACGATGCGTTAAATGATTTAAATTTTGTAACACCTACAAATATTCAAAAAGAAGTTATTCCATTAATTAAAAAACATCATCCTGTAATAGGATTGGCAAATACAGGTACTGGTAAAAGTCATTCATTTATTTTACCAATAATTAACAATTTAGAATTTGATTTGAAAGATAAAATTCAATTTATAATTATGTCACCAACTAGAGAATTAGCGCAACAACTCTATGGAAACATTATGCAAATTAAAAAATTTAATGCGGCTTTAACATGTAGTTTAATAATTTCAGGCAGTATGGACGATAATAAAATAAAAGCATTAGAAAAAAATCAATCACAAATTATTATCGGAACACCTAAAAGTTTAAAAGAAATGTATGATCAAAAAATTTTAAAATTAACAACTGCTAAATATATTGTAATTGATGAATGTGATATGATTTTCAATTTAGATTTTATAGATGATGTTGATTATTTGCTTTCAAAAATGAATTTAAATAATTTAGAAATATCGATGTTTTCAGCTACAATTTCAAATAAGATAAAAAGTTTTATAAATAAATATATAAAAAATGCACTACTTATAGATTTAGTTAAAAACGAAAAAATTAATCAAAAAATATCGCATAATTTAATTTGGACAAAAAATAAGTCTAATTTAGAAACATTAGATAAATTATTAGTTAACTTAAACCCTTATATTGCAATGATTTTTGTAAATAAGAAAGAAGAAATCGCACAAGTATTAGAACTACTACATAAAAATGGTATTAATCAAGTAGGCGAACTTCATGGCAATTTATCAAATCGTCAAAGAGATATGATGATTAAAAGAATTAAAAATAATGATTTTAAATATATTGTGGTTTCCGATCTTGCAGCAAGAGGTATAGACATTAAAGGCGTTAGCCATGTCATATCTTTGGATTTACCAAAAAATTTAGAATTTTATATTCATCGTTCAGGAAGAACCGGAAGAGAAGGATCAAATGAAGGTTATTCTTATATATTTTCAAATTATAAAAATGAACATTTAATAAAAAAAATAAAAGATTTTGGAATTAAATTTAATGAATTTGATTTGAATAATAACAAAATCATTAAAAAGAATTTAACAAAAAACAATAAAAACATTAATTCAAAAACAAGTGTACAAGAGCAAAAAATTATTGGTAAATTTAAAGGAAAAAAAATAAAACCAGGATATAAAAAGAAAAGAAAATCAGAAATTGATGAATTACATCGAAAAGTTCGCAGAGATCATATAAAAGAATCAATTAAAAAAATTAAAGAAGAAAAATATAAAGAACGTCGTAAAAAAATTTTTCTTGAATAA